In a genomic window of Balaenoptera ricei isolate mBalRic1 chromosome 3, mBalRic1.hap2, whole genome shotgun sequence:
- the LOC132363689 gene encoding tubulin beta chain-like: MGSGMGTLLISKTCKEYPDHILNTFSVVPSPKVSDTVVERYNATLSVHELVENTDDTYCIDKALYDVCFCTLKLTTPTYRHLNHLVSATTSGVTTCLCFPGQLSADLHRLAVNTVPFPHLHIFLPGFAPLTSRGSQQYRALPVPELTQQVLDAKNMMAVCGPRHGQLLTVAAVFRGWMSRKEVHAQILNVQSKNSSYFMEWIPNNVKTAVCDIPLHGLITAVTFTGDSTAIQELFKCISEGFTAIFHQKAFLHWYTGEGTDEMEFTEADSNMNDLISEYQQYQDATAEEEEDFGEEAEEEA, translated from the coding sequence ATGGGCTCTGGGATGGGCACCTTGCTCATCAGCAAGACTTGTAAAGAATATCCTGACCACATCCTGAACACCTTCAGTGTGGTGCCCTCACCCAAAGTGTCCGACACTGTGGTTGAGCGCTACAACGCCACCCTCTCTGTCCATGAGCTGGTGGAGAACACTGATGACACTTACTGCATTGACAAGGCCCTTTACGACGTCTGTTTCTGCACCCTCAAGCTGACCACGCCAACCTACAGACACCTGAACCACCTCGTCTCGGCCACCACGAGTGGTgtcaccacctgcctctgcttcCCTGGCCAGCTCAGTGCTGACCTCCACAGGCTAGCAGTCAACACGGTGCCCTTCCCACATCTCCACATCTTCCTGCCTGGTTTTGCCCCTCTAACCAGCCGTGGAAGCCAGCAGTATCGGGCCCTCCCTGTGCCTGAGCTCACCCAGCAGGTCTTAGATGCCAAGAACATGATGGCTGTCTGTGGCCCCCGCCATGGCCAGTTACTCACTGTGGCTGCTGTCTTCCGTGGATGGATGTCCAGGAAGGAGGTGCATGCGCAGATACTCAACGTGCAGAGCAAGAACAGCAGCTACTTCATGGAATGGATCCCCAACAACGTCAAGACGGCCGTCTGCGACATCCCACTCCATGGCCTCATAACGGCAGTCACCTTCACTGGCGACAGCACGGCCATCCAGGAGCTGTTTAAGTGCATCTCAGAGGGGTTCACTGCCATATTCCACCAGAAGGCCTTCCTCCACTGGTACACAGGTGAGGGCACGGATGAGATGGAGTTCACCGAGGCTGACAGCAACATGAACGACCTTATCTCCGAGTACCAGCAGTACCAGGATGCCActgcagaagaggaggaggatttcGGTGAGGAGGCCGAAGAGGAGGCCTAA